The Streptomyces sp. NBC_00286 nucleotide sequence CGCAAGCAGGCGTACGAGCCGCTCACGCTCCTCCTGCCGCTCCAGGAGCGGCATCCGGGGCAGCGAGTGCCCCGGTGGTACGGGCGGCCGCGAGGCGCGCGCCAGCTCGGCGCGCTCCGCGGGCGTGAACTTCACCGGTCTGCCCGGCCGCTCGCCCGGCGGGCAGAGCTCTATCTCGCTGCCGTCGACGGGATTGACGGTGAGCAGGAAGTCACCGGACACGAGCTGGACGGTGCGCGCCAGTGCCGGCGCGTTCTGGCTGTTTCCCGGTGCGAGCGCCTGCGTGAGCGGATCGCGCGGCGGACGTTGTCGAGGCGTCCGGACGTCGTCGTCACGGACGTGCTCTTCGGGTCCTCGGTTGTTCGTCGGGTCCATAGGTCCAAGCCCCCCAAAAGCGTTGTGTGCCGAGCCCCCCGGCCTGCTGCACACTGCGCTGTCGCTTCTGGTCCGGTGCCCGCTTACGGGTTGGTGAGGGTATAGCGGGCAGCCGAACCCTAAACCTTCGCACAGTATCTACGAACAGACGGGGTACGGCGCCGTCCGAGACGTCACAGCTTCATGAGGATTGTGTTCGCTGTGCTTTTCATGCAGGAGACGGCGGTCCGGTTCCTTGCGAAAGCCGGTTCTCGAGTGAGCGGCGGTACGTTCCTTCTGGAGGCGGCGGTCCGGCTCATACCCGGGGCAGCGACTCGACTCCGATGCCGCCCTCGATCGCCAGGATCCGGTGCAGCCGGGTCGCCACCAACAGGCGTTGCATCTGCGGCGGAACGCCGCGCAGCACAAGCCTCCGGCCACACCTCCCCGCCCGTCGGTGGGCCCCCATGATGACACCGAGTCCGGTGGCGTCCCAGGAGTCCAGTTCTGACAGGTCGAGCACCAGGTCGCCGG carries:
- a CDS encoding STAS domain-containing protein; protein product: MHIRGDHAELAVGGRLDVVSAADARTVLHSAVDDGAGDLVLDLSELDSWDATGLGVIMGAHRRAGRCGRRLVLRGVPPQMQRLLVATRLHRILAIEGGIGVESLPRV